The Osmerus eperlanus chromosome 9, fOsmEpe2.1, whole genome shotgun sequence genomic sequence CATAAATTGCATGTGGGAACTTGAGGAGGGGAGCTATTCACCTCATGATGGTCAGAGTGGTCATGTCCAAAGCAACTCTTGTTCCTGGTTTCAGCATGGACTTGTCCAGCTGCATCAAAAAAAGTATTGGACAGGTTTATTGCTGACCTAACATTTATGTTTGTTGGCAATAGAATAAACATTTATAGATCATGCTGTGACGAGTAATACCTGTCGTCTGCAGCCAACTACATATCTTGGGCCATTTGTTGCTTTGACAATAACTGTTAAAGTGCAGACACAATTATTACACTCTTTTCTTACCATACATGAAAGAATTGCATAGCTACATTGGTACATTAACTGACATTCATTTCCAGACATTACAGTTCAACAGTGATTTTCTGTGAGTATCAGTTACTTCAGCACTTACATTTCTCCTCAGTCAACTGTTTAAGGACCTCACCAACAATCTACAGTACAGGAAAAACGTAAAATGATTAGTTGTAGACAACAACATCGAAAGGTCAATCAACAAGAAAGGACAGAAGGTATTGGGGGTATAGCTGCTTACCTGTCCAACACTTTGCAGTGCTTTAAGGTCGTTTTCTGACTTTTCATATTGTTTTGTCTGCTCCCTCAACTGCTCACGAACTGTGTAGATAAAATATAGTCACAAACAATAGTAGCTAGCCAACTAGCTTGGAAGAAAATGTATTATAAAGTTACTTCTTTTAGCAGATTAAGCTGTGGACGGCTACATATTAGCGAGCTACTGTAGCTACGTTACCGGCTAGCTGCTCAGCATTGCTAGCGTCATTGGTAAACAATCGATTAAAGAAGAAACTACACCTTTGGCCACAACACGAGAAGATACACGACACCAGAAATTTAAGATACTGTATTTTGTCAATTAGCCAGGGGTATTGACGTTCGCTACAGTATCTGGCACTGCATGCTAGAAAGCTTGCATGACAAAGCGTCTTCTTGGTCAGCAGTTGTTATGTGTCTTTCAAAAGCTGGAACGTTTTGTTTGAGCAGCACAAGCTAGCACCTGACCAAActatgtatttaactatcaacATCTACTCACGTTCTTTCAGGCGCCCATCAATTTCTTTATGTTCAAGCAATTTCTTTCTGTAATCTTGCAGCCCCTTGTCTCTTGTATCCGCCATGACACCGGTGTTGTACAGAATTCAGTTCCCCTGTTCCCCCTTacttgcgcgtgcgcgaaatcaTGACGTTTTATCTTGTTGCTTGGTTGAGCTGAATGTGATTTATATAACCTACTTTCCATGAGCATAAGGTACACTTGAGGCAcactcggggagaatgtccctgtacttactgtaagtcgctctggataagagcgtctgctaaatgactaaatgtagttaaTTTGCACTCAAATACAGGCTAGTATAGTAGGTATAGTAGCCTATAGTAAGTTGTATTGCTCTATCTCTTACTGATGAAACGTATTACTGATCACAGTATAATACATCAACAGCattactgtattgctttataaatggtcATACTGTTATATACAGAGGTGAACCACAGcgtaaaagactgatgtgtaGATGACACTTAAAATAGGAGGGGGGAACCACTTTCCTCAGGCTTAGGTAAATATGTTACTCACATAATGATCACTGTAAAATACATCCCCAGCATTACTGTATTGCGTCCGATCCGActgtaatatttacatttagtcatttagcagacgctcttatccagagccacttacagtaagtacaagtacattcccccccgaggaaagtagggtgaagtgcctttcccaaggacacaacgtaatttggcatggccaatccgattccctaaccgctcagccacctgacttccctaATATATAGTGGGAAATGTAGGGAAATCAGTTCCccatgtgttctcagtgtaaacacTGGCGTATAGTTGAAACttgttatacataatgatcacagtaacatacatcaccagcatcactgtattactttataaatggccaggcTGTAATATATAGGGGGGGAGCAactttcctcaggcctccagggaaatccgtTCCTCCTGTGTTCAATTCAAATTGGGATACCTTAGTACTGTAAATTACAGTACTGTAGCGCtactactgtaggctacactaGACGGATTAGCACTGAAAAGAGGGACTAACGATTGAGCAATTATATATAATACATAAATATTATAGATTAAAGATTATATATAAATCACATTCAGCTCAACTAAGCAACAAGAgaaaacgcgcacacacaaggaAGGGGGAACAGGGCAACTGAATTATCCAGAACACCGGTGTCAGTACCGGTCAGTACTGACCGTAAAACTAGCCCAGTAGCCAGTTTTCTGATTTCAAATACTATTAGTGGCCTGAGGCTTTTAATTGAGTTTTTCCAATTGTATCACATGATTGAGAAAGTTTAGACTAGCTTTTGTGCCCTACCCCTACTATAAAGAGGCCCAACTGTACTTTTTATTAAAGTATGTCAAGGATACACGTGTGCACAGTGTAGAAAtataatgttgtgtaaaagttatgaccattctAGTGATTAGTGGGAAAACTGAATTTAAAACCCCATTTAggaccagtttcccagacatgggtTAAGCCTCGCCCTAGAGAGAAACATTCAATGAAGATCTCCACtgaaaacgttttttttgtgtgtaactGGGAcaaggcttaatccatgtctgggaaactgctcCTTAGAACGTCATGATACATTTCACATGAACACTCCTCAAATACTCCTTTGAGCACCTGTAATAATACATTGATATTGCATCTAAAATGACACGACACAGAGCTATATATTTgtgttaaacaaacacacacactttagttaATTTGAACATTAGACTGTGGGGTGAACGAATAACGCATCAAAACATACCAAATCAAACTTTCAAACTATCTAGGCTAAAGTAAATACATTAGTAACGTGTAGGAGTGCATGAATCAGAATCAAAAatggttttaatcgccatgaaagttggCACAGACAAGTaaattactttggcaggaaggtagatacattcaacatataggaataTATCTTAAATAAGTGGTTTAAGTTTAAACAAGTCTACAAAGGGTGCAAAGTCTaattaactaatactaaggggacaggtatgcaaaataaaattaatataaagtataaaatagctatcatgtacaatataaaaatacaaatagggtgCTTAGTGCAAATATTATGTGGGTGCAAAAATGGCAAGGGTGCAATATATGGCATGAACAGAAAATACATACATGTATCAACACTTAACAACTGCAATACCtgtgaagagaagagagggcgaAAAGAGGCAGGGGGAAAAGACAGCAACAACACAACCTTTTCTATTTAGAACCTGAGCCGCTTAACGAAACTGGTCACACTCAGCCGAGTGCCAAGACTGAAAACAGTTCCTATCACGAACCAAGCAAAGTCTCTTGCCATTACATTCTGGTGCGGCACAAACTACTTTGGTTTTATGCTCAGCCTTTTGTTTCCGATagcatagccaacatctccgaGAGGACTCTTCCAATATAGGGACATGGGCTGTGTGGACTGAtgatggaggtgaaggagggacaACACGCTTTGATGAATGCAAAGGGAAGCTCGCTTGAATATCGATACCTCCCAGCTGACGTGCCAGGTTTTCTCTGAAATCTATCTGTGTCAAGTTCATTATTCTAGACACATCCGCTGGTTCCGCATGAATAAGTTGCCATTCCTTAAACAATATGAAACTATTTACTACGGAAATGTCTATGAAGTGGAAAAAAAGAGTCTTCCACCACTTATTCGTTTTTTGTAGGAAGCCATACGATTTTATCATTTGGTCTGACCTATCAACACCACCCATGTTTTTGTTATAATCACTGATGACAGTGGGCTGGGGGGATACTTCCTTTGTCCAGTTCCCACCATTTTTTACAAACCTAGTTGTTTCAGTCGCGTCATTCGCACTGTGGAAATTAGACAGGCATGTGACGGCACGCGTGTCCCTCCACTGGATTAGAAGTATATTCCCCTCAATCCTACACCACCTCATATCCCCACGGGTTGTCGTGCGTTCCCATCTTTTGACGTCTTTATATTCTGCGGGAATCTGTTTCCGATTCGCCTTGCATGTCCCACAGGCGTTAATTCCCATTTCTAACAACTTCACCATGAGAGCTGGGGATGTGTAAAAGTTGTCAAACCAAACATTGTGGCCCTGGTCTTCGAATGGCTGCAGTAACGATTCAACTACTGTGGTGGCCAAGTCAGTGTCACGCTCAACACTGCTACCTGTGTAGATATTAAAGTCCAGAGTATACCCCGAGTCTGATGTTACAATTACCCATAACTTGAAACCCCACAGAGTAGGCTTGCGCTTCATGTATTGTTTAAATCCTGACCGACCTTTAGACTTGACCATACGTTCATCTATTGAGAGATTTTGGTTAGGCTGAAAGAGTTGTTGGCATTTTTGTTTTAGGTGGTCCGTAAGATAACACAATTTATTAAGGCGATCAGGATTATCCTCCTTGAGAGGGTCTACAACATGTAGAGCTGCCAAAATAGCCTTGAAGCGGTCACGCGACATAAATCCCCTTGCCCACGAACCCTGAAGTGACTTGGTTCCCCAATGGCGATGGACATCAGGGAGAACTGAAAACCCCATGTAAATGAACAAACCAAGAAATGTGTAAAATTCATTGATGGTCACCTCCATCCAAGTTCCTTTGTCGCTGGAATATGTTGGACAGTTTAGGACGAGCGCCCACCCCTGATGATTTGTAAAGCTGCATATGTCAGCAACTACAGCCTCAGTAAAAAACAGCATGAAAAAGTTAATTTCTCGCGACATCTTCTTTGTGCCGGACCCCAGAGCCCGACATACGTTTCCTAAGTCAATACCCAAAGGACGTCTAGGAGTAAATGGGATAGGATTTGGTGCGTTTAAATCCGAGTCAGAGTAGGAGGGATAAGAAACCCAATCAGGCTCATGCTTTGCCTCAGGATCAggttccatctcctcctcgtccGTCTCTTCCTGGAGCAGTTCCTGGTCTAGCAGATCCTCCTCTTGTGGGCTCATGCCCTCATGAGCCACGTCCTCTTCTTTGAACTGCAGATCATCAGTCAGATTCCTCCTCTTCTTGAGGGTTCTGAACTGGGCGCCatcatctccatccatctctacaaCAGAAAAAAGGTACAACAATTGTTAGCCAGTTGTGTGTTTTTCACCAATCCGTACACTGAACAAACAGTCACCAAAAGATGGTAGAATAAccacagggtttcccgcagcacttttcagttaaagcagccgcctaagcaacacacgcctgctgcCTTaactacgcccccccccccacccccccaaaaaagattaaaataaataaactatAGCCATATCCTCCTGTTTTCATTCCAAACTGTGACCAacaccagtctcccttctctgcagaacgcattagtctatcgcacaaactagcagccccccccccggtctgacagcaaaccccaccctaccaccttaactaacacattttctgcgggaaaccctgaaccAGAATGTACACCTGCTGAATCAGAATCAGGGTTATTGCCCAGTAAAGGTACACATACAAAGAATTTGCTTGTATAGGTTGTTTGCATAACAATAAACATAGTAAGTAGATAAAACAAGTAATTAAATCTTTTTTTAACATACACTACTAATAACCTACCGGTATATAACATTGTGTACAATATGACTTAAGTAAATGAAGAGCCATATAGGATAAGCAAAAATACACCGCATTAAGTTTAAGAAGATGTGCAATACAGTATTACAGAAGAAGTGCCTTAATGTAACGGTGAAATCTGTCAGTGGGGGGACCCTGACCTTGTGGATGAGGCCAGCTGCGGATGGGAAGATGTCGTTTTGGTGGCGTGAAGTTCTGGTCCTGATAGATTGCAGCCTCCTGCTGTGGGGAGTGTCTGAAACAGTTTGTGACAAGGATGAGAGGGGTCAGACATTCGTTCCTGCTTGCTTTAAGGCCGTGGAGACCTTGGGTctgctaaatttgtctctttcgcatgattgtcgttgagaaatctcagatttgatatttcatatattttatatttcaaTGTACGCATGTGCAAAGTGCAATACCAACAAAAATGGTGGCGCTGTATACCAAATATCACCTAACGTGCAGCGAAATAAAATCAGGAAACGGCGAAGAAGTAGTACACAACGGCGGTACATTTTAAAGCGCAAAGAATGTGAGCTGGCTCGCAATAAACAAACGCTTGTCAgataaacattaacaatacctCCGCCTTTGTTACAATGGTCATTGCTGTTGTATAACGTATTTAGTCACAACGTGTTTTGTCGCTGACCTGCCTCCTATAACTAaaacatccatgttgacaaacaaCAGTGGAGTATGTGAACAATGCCGCTTGCGTAGCTTTCGCGTGTACACGTACGATAATTGGAGTTTACCCAGGCATTAAGTGTTCTAGCATTCCTAATGTTCATAGAAGTAAGATACTTATACCAGAGTATACTTAAGAATAATACTTAACGTTACGTCGATGTTTTTTCGACATTCCGCGACGTTGAAAGAAAAACAACCTATCACGTTTTACAAGGACTAACGATTGAGCAAAACAACTTACTATAGCCTACTGCTATACTTTAAAGGCTGTATTTGAGTACAAATTAAACAAGTAACATAAACAAAATTACCTTATGCTCAGGGAAAGTAGGTAGAGTACACTATAAACTAACACACGCGATTATATATAAATCACAGCTCAACTAAGCAACAAGAGAAAACACGAGCGAGCAAGGAAGGAGGAACAGGACAACTGAATTATCCGGAACACAGGTGTCAGTACCGACCGTGAAACTAGCCGAGTATCAGGTTATCCGATTTCGCCTTCAGAATAAGGGCATGGCCTCAAGCAAATACTATTAGTGACATCAGGCTTTTAATTGAGTTTTTAAATTGTGTCACATGATTGAGAAAGTTTAGACCTGCTCTTGTGCCCTACCCCTACTATAAAGAGGCCCAACTGTACTTTTTATTAAAGTATGTGAAAGATAGCCTACATACGTGTGCAGGCAATgaagaacagcagacagtgtaGAAATATAATGTagtgtttaaaagttatgaccattctAGTAATTTGTGGGAAAACATAATTTAAAACCCCATTTAggaccagtttcccagacatgggtTAAGCCTCGTCCTAAAGAGAAACATTCAATGAAGATCTCCACTggagtggggacagagacagattcaaggagtcgaagaacaggtttagcaaagtgttgagagaggctaaacgactatACTCAGAGAcgccagttctctgctaacgactcggcttctgtctggagagggctcaggcagattactacaagcccagagccccccacaccaCTAACGACTCTCgtctggccaacgacctgaacgagttctactgcagatttgaaagacaattggactgtcctgtaCTACACCTTCCCTCCCAAGaggcctcctcccctctcaccacaGTGATGACTCTCTTCATTCAGGAGAGAGAAgtaaacagacttttcaagaggcagaacccccgcaaagcagctgggccggactctgtctctcctgccaccctcaagcaatgcgctgaccagctgtctccggtgttcacctacatcttctccaccatcatccctgtgcccaaaaagccaaggccaacaggacataatgactgcagacccgtcgccctgacctctgtggtaatgaagaattttgagcgcctggtgctggcataCCTCAAatacatcacagaccctctactggaccccctgcagtttgcctacagagccaacaggtttgtggacgatgcagttaacatggccctccacttcaccctacagcacctggactccccagcatcctacgccaggatcctgtttgtggacttcagctctgccttcaacaccatcatccctgtcaacactgtggagtccttccacttcctgggcactatcctctcccaggacctcaagtgggagctGAACATCAgttccctcaccaagaaagcacaacagaggatgtacttcctatggcagctgaataaattcaacctgccaaagacaatgatggtgcacttctacacagcaatcattgagtccatcttcaacccctccatcaccatctggtacactgCTGCTACTgccaagagcagactgcagcgtatcatccgtactgctgagaaggtgattggctgcaatctgcctaccctcgaggacctgcacaccttgaGGATCCTGAGGCGagggaggaagattgtggccgactcctcccaccctggacacactgttTCAGCCACCCCcttccggcagaaggctgcggtccatcaggaccaaaaccactCGCCAGAAAAACAGCttcttcccatccgctgctGGCCTTTTCAACAAGGTCATGGGCTCACATAGACTTTAACCATTGCCACATTTGCACACTTGCCATATTTACACACATCATATTTGCACGTTGCAAGTtaccctatttgtatttttttttacttttattttatattgtatatcATAGCTACTTAACTTTGtatatttcaattttattttaaattcttacagccccttagtattagttagactttgtaccattagtatagttagacttgtacaccacTATTCAAGATTTATGatccctatatgttgaatgtatgcaccttcctgccaaagtaaattccttgtctgtaacaactttcatggcgattaaaacccctttctgattcttctgaaaacgttttttttaagACTGGGACAAGGcctaatccatgtctgggaaactgctcCTTAgaatgtacattacatttacatttagcagacactcttatccagagcgacttacagtaagatcAGGGACAttatccccgaggcaagtaagacaacgcatttttcacggccgggaatcaaaccaacaaccttctgattaatagcccgactccctaaccgctcagccatctgactcctagtATCTTGACTAGAATGTCAAGATACATTTCACATGAGGAAATACTCTTTCCTCAAATACTCTTTTGAGCACCTGTAATAATACATTGATATTGCATCTGAaatgacacaacacaaacactgagatatatatttgttttaaaaaaacacacacacacactttagttaATTTGAACATTAGACTGTGGGGTGAACGAATAAAACAAGAAAAACATACTAAATCAAACTATCTAGGCTAAAGTAAATACATTTGTAACGTGTAGGAGTGCATGAACAGAAGATACATACATGTATAAACACTTAACAACTGCAATACCtgtgaagagaagagagggcgaAAAGAGGCAGGGGGAAAAGACAGCAACAACACAACCTTTTCTATTTAGAACCTGAGCCGCTTAACGAAACTGGTCACACTCAGCCGAGTGCCAAGACTGAAAACAGTTCCTATCACGAACCAAGCAAAGTCTCTTGCCATTACATTCTGGTGCGGAACAAACTACTTTGGTTTTATGCTCAGCCTTTCGTTTCCGATagcatagccaacatctccgaGAGGACTCTTCCAATATAGGGACATGGGCTGTGTGGACtgatgatggaggtgatggaggtgaaggagggacaACACGCTTTGGTGAACGCAAAGGGAAGCTTGCTTGAATATCGATACCTCCCAGCTGACGTGCCAGGTTTTCTCTGAAATCTATCTGTGTCAAGTTCATTAGTCTAGACTTATCCCTTGGTTTCGCATTGACAATTTGCCATTCCTTAAACAATATGAAACTATTTACTACGGCAATGTCTATGAAgtggaaaaaaagagaacaCTGCTACCTGTGTAGATATTAAAGTCCAGAGTATACCCCGAGTCTGATGTTGCAATTACCCATAATTTGAAACCCCACCGAGTAGGCTTGCGTTTCATGTATTGTTTAAATCCTGACCGACCTTTAGACTTGACCATACGTTCATCTATTGCGAGATTTTGGTTAGGCTGAAAGAGTTGCTGGCATTTTTGTTTGAGGTGGTCCATAAGATAACGCAACTTCTTAAGGCGATCTTGATTATCCTCCTTGAGAGGGTCTACAACATGTAGAGCTGCCAAAATAGCCTTGAAGCGGTCACGCGACATAAATCCCCTTGCCCACGAACCCTGAAGTGACTTGGTTCCCCAATGGCGATGGGAGTCAGGGAGAACTGAAAACCCCATGTAAATGAGCAAACCAAGAAATGTGTAAAATTCATTAACGGTCACCTCCATCCAAGTTCCTTTGTCGCTGGAATATGTTGGACAGTTTAGGACGAGCGCCCACCCCTGATGATTTGTAAAGCTGCATATGTCAGCAACTACAGCCTCAGTAAAAAACAGCATGAAAAAGTTCATTTCTTGGGACATCTTCTTTGTGGTGGTTCgcagagacagacatacatttcCTAAGTCAATACCCAAAATACGTCTAGGAGTAAATGGGATAGGATTTGGTGCATTTAAATCCGAGTCAGAGTAGGAGGGATAAGAAACACAGTCAGGTTCACGCTTTGCCTCAGGATCAggttccatctcctcctcgtccGTCTCTTCCTGGAGCAGTTCCTGGTCTAGCAGATCCTCCTCTTGTGGGCTCATGCCCTCATGAGCCACATCCTCAGCTATGAACTGCAGATCATTGGTCAGATTCCTCCTTTTCTTGGGGGTTCTGAACTGGGCGCCATCGTCTACATCCATCTCTACAACAGAAAAAAGGTACAACAATTGGTAGCCAGTTGTGTGTTTTTCACAAATCTGTACACTGAACAAACAGTCACCAAAAGCTGGCAGAATAACCAGAATGTCCACctgcagaatcagaatcaggtttgTTGCCCAGTAAGTTTACACATACAAATAATTTGCTTTGAAGGTTGTTGCATAACAATAAACAAAGTAAGTAGATAAAACAAGTAATgacattttttttacatacatTTACTAATAGCCTATATAAAAATGTGTAAAATATAACTTAAGTATAAGAGCCATATAGGATAAGCAAAAATTCACAGCATTAAAGAtcccatggcatgctgtttttggatgcttttatatagacCTTGGTGGTCCCCTAAATACTGTGTCTGAAATTCAgacttggtgcagaattacagccactactagcaatcctacaatgagctttccttaggacgtgccatGTATGTGTCTATAGCTTTAAcccttagatgcgtgagttctaaatatttccgacggtccccacagtgtgagttatttttccgaaacgggagctagctagctttcatTAGCTTCTGGGCTAAggtacctagcataatactcgtagcaatgctactaccatgctagtgttacttctTAGCCTCCTCATTAGTACATTTGGAAGCCTTACTAAACTGTTTGTCCCATAGtatttgtctatcggaaaatattcaattggaatgttcgaaatcacatatgtgcgacatTATGCCGTGGggcccgcattcgaacgatcacatatgtgcaacgcTACTCTGggttaaatgctaatgaggaggagagaggcagggttaactgccatgcttcggtcgtttgcaagccatgatgtctctcgaggaaaaaacaatatcacgcttgcacggtcgtagctcattttctcatgggcaggccaaattctctgggcgggccaataggcagagaaaggggaggtaacctttccccttatgacGACATGAGGGGAAAATTCCAGATCGGCCCATCTGAGCtatcattttctcaaaggcagaGCAGGATACCCAGGGCTGggtttacacctatcgcaatttctagccactgggggacactaggcaggctaggggaactcatattaatgtaaaaaaaaactcaaagtgaaattttcatgccatgggacATTTAAGTTTAAGATATCAAAGACAGTATTGCAGAAGAAGTGCCTTAATGTAACGTCAAAGTCTGTCAGTGGGGGGACCCAGACCTTGTGGATGAGGCCAGCTGCGGCTGGGAAGACGCTGTTTTGGTGGCGTGAAGTGTTGGTCCTGATGGATGGCAGCCTCCTGCTGTGGGGAGAGTGTCTGAAACAGTTTGTGACCAGGATGAGAGGGGTCAGACATTCGTTACTGCTCGCTTCAGGGCCCTGGAGACACCTTGCGCACGCGTACATTTAATGG encodes the following:
- the LOC134027110 gene encoding piggyBac transposable element-derived protein 4-like, with the translated sequence MDGDDGAQFRTLKKRRNLTDDLQFKEEDVAHEGMSPQEEDLLDQELLQEETDEEEMEPDPEAKHEPDWVSYPSYSDSDLNAPNPIPFTPRRPLGIDLGNVCRALGSGTKKMSREINFFMLFFTEAVVADICSFTNHQGWALVLNCPTYSSDKGTWMEVTINEFYTFLGLFIYMGFSVLPDVHRHWGTKSLQGSWARGFMSRDRFKAILAALHVVDPLKEDNPDRLNKLCYLTDHLKQKCQQLFQPNQNLSIDERMVKSKGRSGFKQYMKRKPTLWGFKLWVIVTSDSGYTLDFNIYTGSSVERDTDLATTVVESLLQPFEDQGHNVWFDNFYTSPALMVKLLEMGINACGTCKANRKQIPAEYKDVKRWERTTTRGDMRWCRIEGNILLIQWRDTRAVTCLSNFHSANDATETTRFVKNGGNWTKEVSPQPTVISDYNKNMGGVDRSDQMIKSYGFLQKTNKWWKTLFFHFIDISVVNSFILFKEWQLIHAEPADVSRIMNLTQIDFRENLARQLGGIDIQASFPLHSSKRVVPPSPPSSVHTAHVPILEESSRRCWLCYRKQKAEHKTKVVCAAPECNGKRLCLVRDRNCFQSWHSAECDQFR
- the LOC134026521 gene encoding uncharacterized protein LOC134026521, encoding MSDPSHPGHKLFQTLSPQQEAAIHQDQHFTPPKQRLPSRSWPHPQEMDVDDGAQFRTPKKRRNLTNDLQFIAEDVAHEGMSPQEEDLLDQELLQEETDEEEMEPDPEAKREPDCVSYPSYSDSDLNAPNPIPFTPRRILGIDLGNVCLSLRTTTKKMSQEMNFFMLFFTEAVVADICSFTNHQGWALVLNCPTYSSDKGTWMEVTVNEFYTFLGLLIYMGFSVLPDSHRHWGTKSLQGSWARGFMSRDRFKAILAALHVVDPLKEDNQDRLKKLRYLMDHLKQKCQQLFQPNQNLAIDERMVKSKGRSGFKQYMKRKPTRWGFKLWVIATSDSGYTLDFNIYTGSSVLFFSTS